One window of Streptomyces sp. SUK 48 genomic DNA carries:
- a CDS encoding alpha/beta hydrolase has protein sequence MTSFDTSSPQLNVWRAMLALAVVFVMLATTGWTALRTHPESGELQASRAKWTHGSLHGRPLPAPGADPARLTRFFASLSAQDRSRLAHRYPLAVGNMNGAPVSLRYQANHLALAQQHTVERERMHDSRLSTAGQQDAGRRMHRYESLMTPGRQILSFDPAGAGRISEVFGNLTKAQRISVVVPGVDTDLLTFQKTNRPYTAPVGMAKALYAAEHAAAPRTRTAVIAWADYTSPDGLGVDAATGARAAEGSLRLNALLRSLPGRAPVSMFCHSYGSVLCGVAAHGMPGRVSDIAVAASPGMRVSRAADLDTTARVWAMRDATDWIQDVPYLELGGLGHGADPVAAGFGARVLSARDAQGHAGYFTPGTDSLRNLAEIGTGAYGSVTCAGGNDVCRAGLSATTTARRA, from the coding sequence GTGACTTCCTTCGACACCTCCTCCCCGCAACTCAACGTCTGGCGCGCCATGCTGGCGCTGGCCGTCGTGTTCGTGATGCTCGCCACCACCGGTTGGACCGCCCTGCGCACCCACCCGGAGTCCGGCGAACTCCAGGCGTCCCGCGCCAAGTGGACGCACGGCAGCCTGCACGGCCGGCCGCTGCCGGCCCCGGGTGCCGACCCGGCGCGGCTCACCCGCTTCTTCGCCTCGCTCTCCGCGCAGGACCGCTCCCGCCTCGCCCACCGCTATCCGCTCGCGGTGGGCAACATGAACGGCGCGCCGGTCTCCCTGCGCTACCAGGCCAACCACCTCGCCCTGGCGCAGCAGCACACGGTCGAGCGCGAGCGCATGCACGACAGCCGGCTCAGCACGGCCGGCCAGCAGGACGCGGGCCGTCGTATGCACCGCTACGAGTCGCTCATGACCCCCGGCCGCCAGATCCTCTCCTTCGACCCGGCGGGCGCCGGCCGCATCTCCGAGGTGTTCGGGAACCTGACGAAGGCGCAGCGGATCTCGGTCGTCGTCCCCGGTGTCGACACCGACCTGCTCACCTTCCAGAAGACCAACCGCCCCTACACCGCCCCGGTCGGCATGGCCAAGGCGCTGTACGCGGCGGAGCACGCCGCCGCCCCGAGGACGCGTACGGCCGTGATCGCCTGGGCCGACTACACCTCCCCCGACGGCCTCGGCGTGGACGCGGCGACCGGGGCGCGCGCGGCGGAGGGCTCCCTGCGGCTGAACGCGCTGCTGCGGTCCCTGCCCGGCCGGGCCCCGGTGTCGATGTTCTGCCACAGCTACGGCTCCGTGCTGTGCGGGGTCGCCGCCCACGGCATGCCCGGGCGGGTCTCCGACATAGCGGTGGCCGCCAGCCCCGGGATGCGGGTCTCCAGGGCCGCCGACCTGGACACCACCGCCCGGGTGTGGGCCATGCGGGACGCCACCGACTGGATCCAGGACGTGCCGTACCTGGAACTGGGCGGGCTCGGGCACGGCGCCGATCCGGTCGCCGCGGGCTTTGGTGCCCGGGTGCTGTCCGCGCGGGACGCGCAGGGCCACGCCGGCTACTTCACGCCGGGCACGGACAGCCTGCGCAACCTCGCCGAGATCGGCACGGGCGCGTACGGCTCGGTGACGTGCGCCGGTGGAAACGACGTCTGCCGGGCCGGTCTGTCCGCGACGACGACGGCCCGACGCGCGTAG